The Prunus dulcis chromosome 3, ALMONDv2, whole genome shotgun sequence genome segment ATAGTTTTGTTGATGTTTGACACTCTTGTAGTCTATGACATATGTGATACTCTTTCCTTCTTTAGAATTTTGTCCCTCTGAATTTTCATCAAAGAGATTTTAATGAGGCCACTTGCAACATATTATTGCATCTTTGTAACGATTTGATTATCTAATGAAGTCTCctcttctaaaaaaaattaccctCATACTCACATCAAAACTTTGACTCTCTTTATTTcatcataaacaaaaaagaaaaattatttcatcataaacaaaaaagaaaaagaaaaaaagaaaaaaagaaaactaaatctttagtaacaaaataataaataaaattgttacaTTCCATAAACCCATCACTAATTATTGTACGGAAGTATGAATAACTcttatagaaaataaattgtgATCTCATCTTTCATCCAacagatttttcattttagcagagaaaaaaaatcactagtgagaaataaaaataagggcAAAAAGTCATTTTTGGTATGGGTAgtttgtcatattttttactttaatctctttagtttcaattttgggAATCTGATCAATGTAGTTTCCCTCATACTTTAAGGACACGTCCAAATTTTCGTTTAATTTCTTGATGGAGTAAGTACGTGTTCTTGACGTGAAAGGGTATTTTGGAgagaattttaaaagaaatttaacagATTTTGTAACTTGTTGAATTATGAGGaatttaaaactaaagagataAAATTGACATAATTAAAATTACGGAGACGAAAGTCGTAAAACCAGCAAAACCTTTCACCAAAATCAAAACGAAAagatgtttttctttttactggATAAGGGCCATTAATATTTAACTTTTATATTTTCGCAAGAGATAATGGGCAATGGCCATGATACTTTGGCCAGTGGATAACGGGCATAATTGAAGATGGTCATGGCTGGAGACTTACGAGTCACGTGGAAACCTTCTCCCCTCCCTCCCACCATCAACATCCAAACTCAAAATACCATAACTTTTTTCAAGCTCCACccttttgattgtttgataACTGCCGCATGATTTCATGCCCCATTTTGGCTTTAGATACACACAGATCACATTCAAAAGTGCTTTCTTGGTTTCCCTGCAACAGCCCTTTGTCCCCTTCTCCACACAAACAGAAACATATATGTAAAAAGATTTAGattcaaagtttcaaactaAACATAAGAACATAGAGACGTTTCTCAAAGTCCAAATACCACAACACCTTATTCCCACACTCatacaaacacacacacacgagAGTCTTTTCACTTTCTTCGTAAAAAGTGGACATGAATCTTGCTCTTCTGTTAATACCCATGTGGGTGTCAACCACCAGTTTGTTGGTAACCATAATTGAAGCCAGAGCAGAGCCAACAAGTTCCACCATTTCTGGTCACATTATCCTTTTTGAGGAAGAACCCATCACTCAGTTTTCTGCAAAAATGGAAGCTCAATCTCCAGGTATTTCAACAATCCagagtttttctttgttttctgttttatgttaatttcacattattttaattttaatttctgtttACTAGATGGGTTAGTGGGTTTGTATGATTTTAAAATTCTGAACTAGATCACTGAAATTCCAAACTAGAATAAGCAAATTGTCAGTTTAGATTTGTTCATCCTTCTAAGTATTTAATTCTACCTTTCCTGCCCTGTTGACTTCTTTGAATGCCTTGCTTGATTGCTGAGAAAATGCAGGGGAAAATAATGAGCTGAAAAATTCAATCTCCAATCATTGTTTATTTGAAAGTTAAAGCCATAAGAAAGCTTTTGGGTCTACCAATGATCCACTTTTACTTTTGGAGAATGCTTCTCCTACTTTTTGGTTAAAAAGATACTTAATTTGCGCCCTCTTTTGGTTGCGTAGAGAATGTGGGAAggaaagaaattcaaattgtgAACCTTtactttataaattttctGAAACCAGGAAAAGCAAAAGGTTCTTCGCAATCGTGACTTTGTATTTTGAATTTAAGAGAATTGGAAAAGCATAGGAAATACAGATAAGAAATTCAGTTCTCTTCTCCCCTCCATTTTTCTATAGATGTTTAGGTTCACCAGAGTTAGATAACATCCTATCTGGATTTtcagataaaaaataaattgactTCCTTACTCTTTCTTTGCTAAATAAAAGTGATATGATTATCTTTAATGGACTTCACACATGGACTTGTTCATATGCTGGGTTACACTAATTACTGATTATGATTTTGGATATTTTTCCTCTTAAAACAGGATTGCCTGAGGTTAGAGTAGTTCACCATCAAGATTTGAACAAGAGAATTCTTATAGCACTCATTGTTGCTTCCACACTCCTTGGAGGAATCTTGCTGTTCCTGTCATGTTTTTGGATCTATAGACAGAAAACCTTGAAACATTTCAATGGGAAAAAGGGAAAGCCAATTGGTATCCTCTTCTCATCAAAcatttcatttgatttatgTTCATACTCTATTATCAAGATAATGAATAATCATAAggtttgttttcctttttccccCTATTCTACTTTTAATATCCATCTAAAGAGACTGCAAAGGGGATGCAATTCAATCCAATGACggttgaatttaataccttgcGAATGGGGAGTAGGAAGGGTTCAGTTGCAGTATTCAATTATCAATCGCTTGAAGATGCAACAAACAATTTCAACGAAAGTAATATTTTGAGTGTGGATGGTTCTGGACTTCTTTACAGAGCTAGTTTTGATGACAAACTTATTGCAGCTGTTAAGAAAGTAAATAGTGAAGGTCCGGATTCTGATAGAGAATTTAAAGTAAGTTCATCTTAAACTTCTTTGAATTCAGTTTCCTGaatacaactttttttttgttatgggGTTCCCTTTTTGATGAATACTTGTTATTCAGAATGAGGTGAACTTGTTAAGCAAAATCAAGCATCAAAACATCATTAGACTTTTGGGTTATTGCATTCACAGCGAAGCAAGGTTTCTTGTTTATGACATGATGCAGAATGGGTCCTTAGAAACTCAGTTATGTGGTATGAATTTTCTGGCTCAATTTATGACAAAAGGCATTTGCAAATGCCCACCTTGAAGTTACCATTTATTTTATACTGATTTTTGACTAATCTTGTAGGACCTAATCATGGGTCAGCTTTGACTTGGCATCTACGGTTGAAAATcgctgttgatgtttccaggTAATTCCAATGAACTAATTGTCCTGTCACCTATTTTTGTATAGGTATATACATATTCTTATTTATTAACATGATACTTCCTCTGTCATTAATGTTCATTTAGGGGATTGGAATATCTTCATGAGCACTGTAATCCCCCTGTGGTCCATAGAGTCCTAAAATCGTCTAACATTCTTCtggattcaaattttagtGCTAAGGTTAGACATATCCAAGCCCTTGTTATTACCATAATAACAGTTTCATTGTCTAATGAGTTTTGCCTTGATTTAGCTTTCAGATTTTGGTCTTGCTGTAACTGCTGGGATGAAGGATAAGGACAACGTAAAGCTGTCAGGAACTTTGGATTATGTAGCACCAGAGTACATTTTGGATGGTATGTGTAAACATTTGACGTGTGAATATGCTGCTGATGTCCATTATGAGTGTCATTCAGTTGCAATGCTCCCCCGCAAATGTCTCGAGTTTCTGCCGATATGATAAGTTGCAGTTAATATCTGAAATTTCTATCGAtgaaactcttttttcttgtgaTGATTTATGTGTACTTCACTTAGTTAGGGTCCCTTTTTTTGTGCCCCCCAAGTGAAACTCCTCATAAATAGCAAAGCAGTTTTCATATCCCGTCTCCTGTTAAGTAAATTATTTAATGCCAGTGGATTTGCCTTAGAAAAGCTGTGATATAACTAATTTGGACCCTAAATTAGTCTTCAGAGATATTTTAAACTCTCATCTTTCAGGCAGACATCATCACCATAAATAAATCAGACCCACTGCGAACGTATGTGGTCCCAGTAACTCTTAAAATCATTTTGGACTTGGTGGTTGAATATTCTGTGTTCTGGCTCCGAATGCAGTTTTGCATTATGCTTCTTTCCATTTCAAGGCActcttaaaacaaaaattaataccaATAAGGCAGGTTTTTAGTTGGAAACTTGCTTTGTTTTCTGTTGTAATTGGTTGACGTGGGATTTCTTGAGATGTGAGCTGTTGGCTTgcaatccaattttttttctctttagttCATACTAAATCATATCTATAAAATGTCGTCTCCTTGTTCTGCAATTGTAGTAATAGGGAATTGTCTTAAAATATTGCCTAGATCCTTGATGATTGTTAAGCGATTTTGatgataatatctgaatttttcttctttttcaggtCAGTTAACTGATAAAAGTGATGTCTATGCTTTTGGAGTTGTCCTTTTGGAGCTCTTGATGGGAAGAAAATCGGTGGAAAATAAAGCCGGAGCTGAAAGCCAATCCATAGTCACATGGGTATTTATTTTCAGTCCCTACAACGGCCCTACATGAGTTGTTGGAACTTAATGTTTCTGTTGATTTATTGACATGCAGGCCATGCCCCAGCTCACTGATAGATCAAGGCTTCCAAACATTGTGGATTGTGTGATAAAAGATACTATGGATTTAAAACATCTGTACCAGGTACCTAAATGAGCTAGATTATATTGATACTTTGAACTTGTACGTTCTTGTTTGAATTGATAAGTTGAAATTATTTTGCCATGAACAGGTCGCTGCTGTGGCAGTACTATGTGTACAACCTGAACCGAGTTACAGGCCATTGATAACAGATGTTCTGCACTCGCTAATCCCTCTCGTCCCTATCGAGCTTGGAGGGTCGCTGAGGATTGCAGACTGTGTACCCTCAGCCTGAGCCAAGCCTTCCACCGATAAACGGTGCTCTCTAGGACTTGTATGCATAATCCAAGCTAAAGACGGTCGCCGTTCTTATTGCTGGAAGAGGATGGCTTGAATCTTTGGATAGCTTTCCTTGTGTTCTGGTCAtcatttttgtatattttcctCAAAGGATTCAGATCCAAGAAGGTGTCcgaaaaatagaagaagagCTTATTGTTGCTCCAGTTGTAATTGAATCAAATTGAAAGTAGACATTTCATAGCAATCTTAAATGTCTTTTACTTTTTCCTCTAGCTGATGCATTGCCATGTTTATCTCTGAGCTCAAATGaagccttttttcttttgaatttttttggtttaaagcaagactaaagaaataaactgATGGTATAAGAGACAGCTTTTTCCTAAAATCactttttcttcaaatcaGCATTATTTTTCCCAGAAAAAAAGGCAGAAGATGGAGAAGATTTCGTAGAGATCTCACTCACTTTCTTTGTAAAGATAAATTCAAAGCTAATAATTAGTGGCTACTAAGCAATCCCTAACCAAACATTTTGTCTTAGCAATGTGGAGATTTAAGtacaaataatataaagtaCAAACAATATAGAAACATCCGCCAAATTAACGAGATAGGATTGACCAACATCATCAAAGCCAAACATGAAAAGCATCATAAGTCACTTTCCAGCAAATAAAAACCAGATTCGACTTTGGATTTACAATTGAGACAAATTCAATCATTTTAGTACCTAAATGCAACAAATGTACCACGATATTTTCAAGGaatttttatactttaattacaataaaatatgataaatCATGTTAGCTAGAACACCAACTGTTTCATCATGGATATCCACGATTCACACAAGAGAAGAGCCACTGCTTAAAACTCACCCAACAAAAATACCAACCCCACAAATtctgtacaattttttttcttttcttttcttgaaaaCTACAGGGAAAACAATGTCCTTGTCAGCATGGCTTTGCACAAGCAGCACCAAGAAGATGCTTGTCAAAATTGTTCACCCTGGCGGGCATGTCGAGCTGCACGACAGCCCTCTTCTTGCAGCAGAGCTCATGCTAAGGAACCCAAGATGTTGTGTTGCACATCCTCACATTTTCCAGCAGCCATGGGCAATTGTGGCACCAGACACCATGCTAAGGCTAGGGCAGAAATACTACGTGGTGCCGATAAGCACGATTCGGAAGCTTCAAAGGCTCTCTTTAAAGCATTCACCTACTTCAGTTCATGAAATGCAAAGTAACATCACACCAAGCAAAGAAGATCAGAAAAGTGATGACATGGTTCCGATGGTAACTTTTCTATTAAAAGTGCTTATAATGTGCAGATGCAAGATGCTATTTGCCATCCTCATGCTACTCTGTTCAACAAAGTTTGGAGGCTAACGATCCCTTCTCAAATTAATGTCTTCTGTTGGTTACTTATCAGAAAAAGAATTCAAGTTCGAAGTCATTTACATCGTTTCATGCCTCATATCAACCCTGAGTGCCCTATATGTAATCTTCAGTGTGAAACAATCTTCCATCTCTTTTTTACATGTCCTTATTCTCAAAGCGTCTGGAGTTGCACTACCCTTGCACCAGATATCACCTATgccaattttgattttatgactGTGTACTCTTTCCACTATTACTACTGCAGAAGGGCCTGACATCCTTAGcaaaacttttttattatgttgGCAAATTTGGGGAACTAGAAACAATCTCATTTTCAGAGATTCACCCCCTCATCCTGGTCGGGTTCTTAATGTGACTGCTCAGACTGGAATGGATTATTGGAATCACAATTTCAAGAAATTGGTTCAAACCAAGCCCCTTATTAAGTGGCACCCGCCCCCTCTTGCTTGGTTAAAGTTAAACTTTGATGGTTATGTTAGGAACAATTATGCAGTTGTGGGCTTTGTTATTCGATATTCTGGAAGTCATGTCTTACTTGATGGAGCCAAGAACATTGGTGATGTTTCTATTACAGTAGCTGAGTGTACCACTTTACGGATGGTCTTGCCTATGATATTCACAAGGGCTGGCGTAAAGCTTTGGCAGAGGGGGACTCCAAGGTTATTGTCGACTATATCACTTAGAAGACTGAACCCCTTTGGAGTATTAAACTTCTAGTTAAAGACATCCTCCTGCAATGTTCCTTTTGTTGATTTCCTTCTTTCACTCATGTCCACCGAGAAGCTAACGTCACTGTCGATGAAATCCTAAACTTGAAAAacgccaaaaaataaactcacaTTTCATTCGAAGCCCCTCTAACTTCAGTCTTACCCTTCATAAATGAACAcaagatatttttttcatcaatATAAGTGTATAAACCTCGTTAGGGTTGTAGGAACATGATGGTTTGAGAAAAAAGTCTAACTAGAGTTGTAGGAATATATTTGGGGTATAGTgagcaaatttaatttttattttaaatattttttgtcctTAACGATAATTATGTACAAGAATAAAATAGGTTATTCATGTTTAAAATTAGTATAGGGTGCAAAGAGCAAATAATGGGGTGCCAATAAAATCgctatgattttttttggccCTCAACGATAAGCTTTGACTTAAAGAAGCACTCCTAGCGACAAAACCACATAGCAATATTTCTGAAAGATGCGGGTACTTAgatgttaaaattgaaaattcaagTATAACATTCGTTACCGTGAAAATGTTCAAGATACTAAACTAAAATTAaccttaaaaaatttgttgactCTAACCAATTATATAACTTCAAAGAATGTAAATCTACCACTATTAGTCTACCAAATGTGGATCCATAGCCTCTAAATTGTTTGGCTGGGGACGAaaccaaaagtaaaaaaatcagTAACTGACTGATCTCAATGGTGCTTCACGATAATTCATTTCACCGATCCTTCGAGTCATAACCAATATTCTTCAAGTACCATAACGCTGCTTCAGCCGCGTGCTCTGCTGCTGATTTCTTCTTTGAATGAGGAGCGCCAAAGCATTCCAAAACTGTCTTTTCCGTTTCTTCTATCTCAACAATAACCTTGTAGGTGAACCTGTTTAAAATAAGGGTTTGGTTAGTCACTAATAACAAAATACTAATTACAATAGGCAtcaaatttttaaagaaaataacaactTAAATTGCTGTGCTCATTCTGATTATATAATATGTTTTTAGGCATGGTTGGAAGTGATTCTGGTTCTTCTCcatgtagtaattttaagCGATTCGAAGGAGAAACACCTCCCATGTGCGTcttcataaaatcacttaaaactacttaaagtgattatatggaGAAGTGATTATTCCGGAATCACTCTCAAATGATCTTGAACTTGGCTTTCTAGAATATGATCTTGAACTTACATTCTCATGTGGGGTGGTCCTTCCTCTTTGCAGCACTCATACAAAGGGAGCTTCCATTTTTTTCCAACACATATCTCATATAACTGTGATCTTGCTGGTAGCTTATTACAAGAACCTGCTAAATCGATCAAATGGAGTAAGTCCTGGAACTTTGTTCTTATGCAATATATCAAGGAGATTCTGGAAGTAACTTTGAGCAGCACAAAACAATTGCAACTTACTAGAGATGGTCGATAGATTTTATAACCATTAATTGGTAAAAGCaccattttccatttttctggAATATTTAATTGGCAACTTTCTAGGACAATAACTATCTACTTTGactaaaaagaaggaaaattctCCTCCAAGGTTGGTGTGGTTAGGttctactttttttaataaatatattggatttgcaagagaaagagaaaataataataaaatatttcaaattagCCAAAATAGAGAACATTGCTGGAGGAAACACCTTATCGCTACTCCCTTATCCCTAGccattttaacaaaaaataaggaaaaactGACGTCCAGCAGCCTCGCTACCTCTCTCGCTATTTTAGCTTTCGCTATTTTGGATCGCTACATGTAGCAatggggagagagaaattcaGGCTCGCCAACTGAAAGCTGCGCAAAAGAGAGAgggggaaagagagagagaaagaaagagggagagagagagagagagaagaaaaggctggaagagagagagggaaagagagaaaagaaaacaaaaaggttcGGTGGGGTCTAGAGAAAATTAGCTTTTGggttctttcttttaattttttaataaatttaaaataataaaatatttgaagttACCTAAAATAAAGAGCATTGCTGGAGAAACCAACTTTTAAGTGGTTAGCTATTTTAACTAGAATTGGGGTAAAATTTGGAGAGTCTCCTGAAGATGCTCTAAGTTGTTTGCTATAATAGCTTTCTAACTATTTTAGCTAGAATTTGGCTATAATTTGGAGACTCTCCTGGAGATGCTCTTAAATAAACTAACTCCAACCCTTTTCAATAGGGTCATGCTAGAGAGACcatctctctaatagaggtaaAGCCCACCAATACAATGAATCTCACCCTCTATTATCCTCTATTAGAGAGATAGTACAAAAGTTGGTCTATAAAGATGTAGAAACACTTACATGAAATTGGGATAGCACTATCCCAACCAATCACGGTATGCCACGTTTGATCACTTTTCCATGTGTCAGTCTGTGATTGGTCGgagatagcaaaatagtgttatctTATTTTCATACAAGTTTACATTCGTGTGTTCTACCATTTTTCAGTGGACATCACTATTTTACAAATAATTACATAAATCTTTTTCTTACGGACTTTTCATAAATAGACCTATTCCAACATGacatttcatacaaaaatcCTTAGTctatttggaaaaaaaaagaaaaaaaaaaggctgaATTATTcacttgtcattttctaattggttgttagtgtattaaaaaatttgacttgAAAGTACAGCATAGAATCCCATATTAAAACggacttatttataaaaagctatattttcttttgtccaTAGCTATTGGTGATGTGATGCGATAGTGAAAACAGAGAAATACCcaaaataattacaaacaaagcACTGCAATTTTGTAAACATGGGTAAAACATAGATCTGTACCTTCATTTGTTGAAGCAGTCTTTTCATTAGCCCCAATCTCTGTGTCAGAAGAAAATTCCCTGCACCCTGTAGAACCAGAAGAAGCATCTTCaaccttcaaattttcaagttgTTGAGATATATCAGTAGTAGGATCTGATTTTGTAGCTCTCTCATCACATCCAACCACCTTCACTCCCTCTTTGGGGCTTGGATTTTCACCTTCGAGTACAGGCATTAGACTGGTGTTCTCTAGCAACCTCAAAGCcaacaaataaaagagaaaacccaataattattaaataataaaaaatgaattgatAAAACCTGTAAAAAGTGGGTATTTTGGATTAGAGGATTTGGATGGGTTGATGGGTCTTACAAGATTTATGGATCCAAAGGGTTGTGTGGTGTGTGAGATTGATGATGAAAATATGAAAGCTCGAGGCTTTTCTGGGTCTCTCTCACTCACACACTGGGATTGGTTCTCTCCATATAAAGATACAAAGACAAGGACAAGTGGCACTTACTCATGGAGTTGGTGGGGGTGATAAGAACATTCTTATCAAAATTGCTAAGCTGGATTTTTTGGCATCAATACCTTAAACTACctgttttttcctttcacaAAAGCTACCCACAATTTTATCTTAACAGTGTAGCGGACCCATACattgaaacaagaaaaggaTTGTGGATGGTTTTGGGAATCTGGATATTGTCATATACTTCATGTCCTTCcttattacaaaaaaaatagttttaattttaattttaaaatgctAAACTATATGACACattgtttgtttcttcaaGATTCCAAAGTTCAGGTAGCATGTATTGTTCTGGTTGCACAGGTTTTCAACCTATGTAGAACTTATCATAGCCTACATCATCTGTGTTTCCACTTATGTTGacttagtttttatttttctttccatctGGATTTCATATCATTTTTCGAGATGAAATTTTCTGGTATATTCATTCTCTTTCACTAAATTTGCTTGAGTATTCACTGAATGGATTTAAAATTTCTATGTGGTGGTATATATGAGTGCACCAATCTTCCCTTTATGCTGTTGCGGATTAATTTTACAATTAAGGCTTCGTTTGATATTgctttttttagtttataatcacttatttttacaatttttcctttcaataTTTACCGTGCAATTTTATATAGAGGCCCATCTCTTGATTAGGTTGGTAAGGCTGTACATTTTGAGATTAATACAGAAATTTATTGCGTAGTACCGAAATATTATCGCTTGGCTTATAGTCAGTCTTGACTCAACAACTATTATGCATTggtttgaaatttgtttttgtgttggtATAATACATTGTGCGTATATACTTGTATACTTGTATCATTCAAACAATATATTGCACCCGAAGTATAGCGATGCATATGAGGTAATTTATGGTTTTCTCGAAGACTATCGGCCAGGTGAAATTGCATCTATATTTGGTAAGTGCATAAATAAGAGAAAATTGTATTTCTTGTCTTCATTTTTCAGAATTCCCAAACACGGGAACGAATGTATTTCATTTTCTCATCTTTTGgattaaaattgaaagtttCACTCCCAAGAAGTTCAATCTATGAACCAAACAGGCCATATGTGCTGAAATAATGCACCTAATATAGGGTTGCCATTTGTAGGGACGGTCCTACGTCCAGGCTAATATGGATTGCAGCCTAGGTGACTTGAGTTTTTGTAGCCTAAATTAATATCACAGACCACGTGACTATCCCCATCCCAGCCAATAAAATCTCATTAACAAACCTACCCCACATGTCTgaccaataaaataaaaaataaagactaCACACAAATAAAATCCCATTAACAAACCTA includes the following:
- the LOC117623438 gene encoding probable receptor-like protein kinase At1g80640, with product MNLALLLIPMWVSTTSLLVTIIEARAEPTSSTISGHIILFEEEPITQFSAKMEAQSPGLPEVRVVHHQDLNKRILIALIVASTLLGGILLFLSCFWIYRQKTLKHFNGKKGKPIETAKGMQFNPMTVEFNTLRMGSRKGSVAVFNYQSLEDATNNFNESNILSVDGSGLLYRASFDDKLIAAVKKVNSEGPDSDREFKNEVNLLSKIKHQNIIRLLGYCIHSEARFLVYDMMQNGSLETQLCGPNHGSALTWHLRLKIAVDVSRGLEYLHEHCNPPVVHRVLKSSNILLDSNFSAKLSDFGLAVTAGMKDKDNVKLSGTLDYVAPEYILDGQLTDKSDVYAFGVVLLELLMGRKSVENKAGAESQSIVTWAMPQLTDRSRLPNIVDCVIKDTMDLKHLYQVAAVAVLCVQPEPSYRPLITDVLHSLIPLVPIELGGSLRIADCVPSA
- the LOC117622750 gene encoding ribonuclease 3-like protein 1 isoform X2, with product MPVLEGENPSPKEGVKVVGCDERATKSDPTTDISQQLENLKVEDASSGSTGCREFSSDTEIGANEKTASTNEGSCNKLPARSQLYEICVGKKWKLPLYECCKEEGPPHMRMFTYKVIVEIEETEKTVLECFGAPHSKKKSAAEHAAEAALWYLKNIGYDSKDR
- the LOC117622750 gene encoding ribonuclease 3-like protein 1 isoform X1 produces the protein MPVLEGENPSPKEGVKVVGCDERATKSDPTTDISQQLENLKVEDASSGSTGCREFSSDTEIGANEKTASTNEAGSCNKLPARSQLYEICVGKKWKLPLYECCKEEGPPHMRMFTYKVIVEIEETEKTVLECFGAPHSKKKSAAEHAAEAALWYLKNIGYDSKDR